A genomic window from Brassica oleracea var. oleracea cultivar TO1000 chromosome C8, BOL, whole genome shotgun sequence includes:
- the LOC106308698 gene encoding uncharacterized protein LOC106308698 has translation MSIEEDEVPLTLPDSPRFRVFDGNSISLLGRLLNPDCQPMAKMIEYMPTAWRVYGRVRGIALSRDRFQFIFQREEDLETVLKDRPWSYNHWAMVLERWTAEPPPDFLRYMEIWIRIRNIPMKFFTGDTMHILASEIGHVEEIAFDPKVSHTKDYIRALITFDTENPTKSSRKLTVSKEETVSIEFEYERIHKKCFHCLRLTHEKFRCPILKKGSKSVPITKSGPSSSEQSPPRSTSVIAMNDIVEGPPGFPPLFSELHPQERKAALLYISHSDKTERQARIMRVRQAIEDQSQSHMVILTRFTSDLDKGKGHVFSYPDPDHLPRVHLKPRATASLTLSKEIDVQEGYSESECSGAAVTLTPSISTGFQIGLSSKTPSAGDSNGVKGARRRPPSWKRKAQAGKSSAKASPSSEITMPPLESGGKRKPETVSMSPSKKSSTPTSISVASSLKPLLPQ, from the coding sequence ATGTCTATTGAGGAGGATGAGGTTCCACTCACTTTACCGGATAGCCCGAGATTCAGAGTCTTTGATGGTAACTCAATTAGTTTATTAGGAAGATTGTTGAACCCTGATTGTCAGCCGATGGCTAAGATGATTGAGTACATGCCAACGGCATGGCGTGTTTATGGGAGAGTAAGAGGCATAGCTCTGTCAAGGGATAGGTTTCAGTTTATCTTCCAGCGGGAGGAAGATCTTGAGACTGTGCTCAAGGATCGCCCTTGGTCCTATAACCACTGGGCTATGGTCTTAGAAAGGTGGACTGCTGAGCCGCCACCAGACTTTCTTCGATACATGGAGATTTGGATCCGTATAAGGAATATTCCGATGAAGTTTTTCACGGGTGATACGATGCACATATTGGCCTCTGAAATTGGTCATGTTGAAGAAATAGCGTTTGATCCTAAGGTCTCCCACACGAAGGACTACATACGTGCTTTGATCACCTTTGATACGGAGAATCCTACTAAATCCTCTCGTAAGCTTACGGTGAGCAAGGAAGAAACAGTTTCCATTGAGTTTGAGTATGAAAGGATCCATAAGAAATGTTTCCATTGCTTGCGTCTGACTCATGAGAAGTTTAGGTGCCCAATATTGAAGAAAGGTTCTAAGTCAGTGCCTATAACTAAGTCAGGACCATCTAGTAGTGAGCAGTCTCCCCCCAGAAGTACATCGGTCATTGCTATGAATGATATTGTGGAAGGTCCTCCTGGTTTCCCTCCCCTGTTTTCAGAACTACATCCACAAGAGCGTAAAGCGGCCTTGCTTTACATTTCTCACTCAGATAAGACGGAGAGACAAGCCAGGATCATGAGAGTCAGACAAGCTATTGAGGACCAGAGTCAGTCTCATATGGTTATTCTCACGAGATTTACCTCAGATCTTGATAAAGGAAAGGGGCACGTCTTCTCCTATCCAGACCCAGATCATCTCCCTCGAGTCCATCTGAAACCTAGGGCGACTGCTTCGCTTACACTGTCGAAGGAGATAGATGTTCAAGAAGGATACTCTGAATCAGAATGCTCTGGTGCGGCAGTTACGTTAACTCCATCTATCTCTACGGGTTTTCAGATTGGTTTGTCTTCCAAGACACCATCTGCCGGTGATAGTAATGGTGTTAAGGGTGCTCGCCGCCGTCCTCCATCCTGGAAACGTAAAGCTCAAGCTGGAAAATCTTCTGCGAAAGCATCTCCGTCTTCTGAGATTACGATGCCACCGTTGGAGTCTGGTGGTAAACGTAAACCAGAAACTGTCTCAATGTCTCCATCCAAGAAAAGTTCGACTCCTACATCCATTTCGGTGGCTTCCAGTTTGAAGCCGCTGCTGCCCCAATGA